The Polaribacter tangerinus genome has a segment encoding these proteins:
- a CDS encoding WD40/YVTN/BNR-like repeat-containing protein: MKKFLFLAICIFFSANAKVNAQKKSTKFSAEYFSPVKWRNIGPFRGGRSAAVTGVSGKPTLFYMGATGGGVWKTTDGGNTWQNISDGYFGGSVGAVAVSESDNNVIYVGMGEKTVRGNVSSGDGMWKSENAGKTWKHIGLKQSRHIPRVRIHPKNSNIVFAGVMGDLYKPTKERGVYKSIDGGENWKKVLFSNENAGVVDLIIDPNNPRILYATTWNVRRTPYSLSSGGEGSALWKSTDEGETWTNISDNKGLPDGIWGISGVTVSPVNSDIVWALIENKKGGVYKSLDAGKTWKLINSERKLRQRAWYYTRLYADTQDENILYVLNVRYHKSTDGGKTYKTYNAPHGDHHDLWIAPENNQRMIIGDDGGAQVSYDAGENWSTYMNQPTAQFYRVTTDNHFPYRILAAQQDNSTVRISHRTAGSFITESDWEATAGGESAHIAVDPLNNDIVYGGSYGGLLTRKNHKTGETRAINVWPDDPMGHGAEDFKYRFQWNFPIFFSPNNKKRLYAASNHLHVTENEGQSWTKISPDLTRNDPTTLGPSGGPITKDNTGVEYYGTIFAATESSLEPGVIWTGSDDGLVHISRNNGTTWTNVTPKKMPEWMMINAIEIHPFKKGGAYIVGTKYKTGNYKPYIYKTDNYGKSWKLIVSGIEEESFTRALRADPKREGLLYAGTEKGMYISFDDGENWESFQSNLPIVPITDLAIKNDNLIAATQGRSLWIIDDLTPIHQLHKKSNNEVFLYKPKDAYNMSGGNGRVSRTAGTNHPGGVAVHYFIKNTSENDEVSLSFYDTNNNLIKKYSTKPNKEEKEELLKVKDGNNTFYWNMMYTGAESVKGMILWWASLNGPMALPGNYKVSLKVNDKEVSEPFKILRNPTSEATTEDMKAQFDFINDINAKMTEIHKALKNVKKVRNQVGLLKKYIKDKEAHKSLIKFADSLVKNMTIIEETLYQTKSKSGQDPLNYPIRLNNKLAHLNSLTRVGNYAPTQQAIDFKNEITIKIDAELAKLNRLFKNDVKELNKKVSESNIDLIQLD, encoded by the coding sequence ATGAAAAAATTTCTATTTCTCGCAATTTGCATCTTTTTCTCTGCAAATGCCAAAGTTAATGCACAAAAAAAATCTACCAAATTTTCAGCCGAATATTTTAGTCCTGTAAAATGGCGAAATATTGGCCCGTTTAGAGGTGGTAGAAGCGCCGCTGTAACAGGTGTTTCGGGTAAACCAACATTATTTTACATGGGCGCAACCGGCGGAGGTGTCTGGAAAACAACCGATGGAGGTAATACTTGGCAGAATATTTCCGACGGATATTTTGGCGGTTCTGTTGGTGCTGTTGCTGTTTCAGAATCTGACAATAATGTTATTTATGTTGGCATGGGAGAAAAAACAGTTCGTGGTAATGTATCTTCTGGAGACGGAATGTGGAAATCTGAAAATGCAGGAAAAACTTGGAAACATATTGGTCTGAAACAATCGAGACATATACCAAGAGTAAGAATTCATCCAAAAAATTCGAATATTGTTTTTGCTGGTGTTATGGGAGATTTGTACAAACCAACCAAAGAAAGAGGCGTATACAAATCTATAGATGGTGGCGAAAATTGGAAAAAAGTACTTTTTTCTAATGAAAATGCTGGTGTGGTTGACTTAATAATAGACCCCAACAATCCAAGAATTTTATATGCAACTACCTGGAATGTGAGGAGAACACCTTACAGTTTATCCTCTGGTGGCGAGGGCTCAGCTCTATGGAAAAGTACTGATGAAGGAGAAACGTGGACAAATATTTCTGATAATAAAGGTTTGCCAGACGGAATTTGGGGAATTAGCGGAGTAACCGTTTCTCCTGTAAATTCTGATATTGTTTGGGCTTTAATCGAGAATAAAAAAGGAGGTGTTTACAAATCTTTAGATGCCGGTAAAACTTGGAAATTAATTAATTCTGAAAGAAAACTTCGTCAAAGAGCATGGTATTACACGCGTTTGTATGCAGATACCCAAGATGAAAATATATTATATGTGCTAAATGTTCGCTATCACAAATCTACCGATGGTGGAAAAACTTACAAAACATATAATGCTCCTCACGGTGATCATCACGATTTATGGATAGCACCAGAAAATAACCAAAGAATGATTATTGGAGACGATGGTGGCGCTCAAGTTTCTTATGATGCAGGAGAAAATTGGAGTACTTACATGAATCAACCAACTGCACAATTTTATAGAGTTACCACAGATAATCACTTCCCATACAGAATTTTAGCTGCACAACAAGACAACTCTACCGTTAGAATTTCTCATAGAACAGCTGGTAGTTTTATTACCGAGTCTGATTGGGAGGCAACTGCTGGCGGAGAAAGTGCGCACATAGCTGTAGACCCTTTAAATAATGATATTGTTTACGGTGGTAGCTACGGAGGTTTGCTTACCAGAAAAAATCATAAAACTGGCGAAACTCGCGCAATAAATGTTTGGCCAGATGATCCTATGGGCCATGGTGCTGAAGATTTTAAATATCGTTTTCAATGGAATTTTCCAATTTTCTTTTCTCCTAATAACAAAAAAAGATTGTATGCCGCTTCTAACCATTTACATGTAACAGAAAATGAAGGACAATCTTGGACTAAAATTAGCCCAGATTTAACAAGAAACGATCCTACAACTTTAGGGCCATCTGGTGGTCCTATAACAAAAGACAACACAGGTGTAGAATATTACGGAACTATATTTGCTGCAACAGAATCTTCACTTGAACCCGGAGTAATATGGACTGGATCAGACGATGGCTTAGTACATATTTCTAGAAATAACGGAACAACATGGACAAATGTTACTCCTAAAAAAATGCCAGAATGGATGATGATTAATGCAATTGAAATACACCCATTTAAAAAAGGAGGTGCTTATATTGTTGGTACAAAATATAAAACAGGAAACTATAAACCATACATTTATAAAACTGATAATTACGGAAAATCTTGGAAATTAATTGTTTCTGGAATTGAAGAAGAAAGTTTTACAAGAGCATTAAGAGCAGATCCAAAAAGAGAAGGACTTTTATATGCCGGCACAGAAAAAGGTATGTATATTTCTTTTGATGATGGGGAAAATTGGGAATCTTTTCAGAGTAATCTTCCAATAGTTCCTATTACAGACTTGGCTATAAAAAACGATAATTTAATTGCCGCTACCCAAGGTAGATCTCTTTGGATTATCGATGATTTAACTCCTATTCATCAACTTCATAAAAAATCGAACAATGAAGTTTTTCTTTACAAGCCAAAAGATGCTTACAATATGAGCGGAGGTAACGGAAGAGTTTCTAGAACTGCAGGAACCAATCATCCGGGTGGTGTAGCTGTTCACTACTTTATAAAAAACACTTCAGAAAATGATGAGGTTTCTCTCAGTTTTTATGATACTAATAATAACTTAATTAAAAAGTATTCTACAAAACCCAATAAAGAGGAGAAAGAAGAATTGTTAAAAGTAAAGGATGGTAACAATACTTTTTACTGGAACATGATGTACACAGGAGCCGAATCTGTAAAAGGTATGATTTTATGGTGGGCATCTTTAAACGGGCCAATGGCTTTACCAGGAAACTATAAAGTAAGTCTTAAAGTTAATGATAAAGAGGTTAGCGAACCATTTAAAATTTTGAGAAATCCTACTTCAGAAGCTACTACAGAAGATATGAAAGCGCAATTTGACTTTATAAATGATATTAACGCTAAAATGACTGAAATTCACAAAGCGCTTAAAAACGTTAAAAAAGTTAGAAATCAGGTAGGACTCCTAAAAAAATATATTAAAGATAAAGAAGCTCATAAAAGTTTGATAAAATTTGCTGATAGCCTAGTAAAAAACATGACAATTATCGAGGAAACGCTATATCAAACAAAATCGAAAAGTGGTCAGGATCCATTAAATTATCCAATTCGTCTGAACAATAAATTAGCGCATTTAAATTCTTTAACAAGAGTTGGAAACTATGCTCCTACACAACAAGCAATTGATTTTAAAAATGAAATAACAATTAAAATTGATGCTGAATTGGCAAAGTTGAACCGATTGTTTAAAAATGATGTTAAAGAATTGAATAAAAAAGTAAGTGAAAGTAACATCGATTTAATTCAATTAGATTAA
- a CDS encoding NAD(P)/FAD-dependent oxidoreductase, with translation MKKVVIIGGGAAGFFTAINAKEKNALLDITILEKGKEVLQKVKISGGGRCNVTHACFEPKELVKFYPRGEKELLGPFHQFMTGDTFEWFDFRGVSLKIEEDNRVFPEANTSEAIINCFQEKVSDLGIKVLKNQGVISVDKEQDLWKISTKSNIFYAHKLVVAAGSSKKIWDICSSLQHTIIPPVPSLFTFNIKDKRLTDLLGISVSNATVNIVGTKLEASGPLLITHWGMSGPAVLKLSAFGARILADRNYQYNVEVNWLSRPTDKILNVLLNLKKKEPRKTVILKSPFAEIPKRLWERFVKFSNIDANQNWADLNSYQLDNLANQLTKGVYNANGRTTFKEEFVTAGGADLKEINFKRFESKLHKNLFFVGEVLNIDAVTGGFNFQNAWTSGYICANSLAE, from the coding sequence ATGAAAAAAGTTGTAATTATTGGAGGTGGCGCAGCAGGTTTTTTTACAGCTATTAATGCAAAAGAAAAAAATGCATTGCTAGACATAACCATTCTCGAAAAAGGAAAAGAAGTGTTGCAAAAAGTAAAAATTTCTGGCGGTGGACGCTGTAATGTTACTCATGCTTGTTTTGAACCCAAAGAATTGGTAAAATTTTATCCTAGAGGTGAAAAAGAATTACTAGGGCCTTTTCATCAATTTATGACAGGAGATACTTTTGAATGGTTCGATTTTAGAGGAGTTTCCTTAAAGATTGAAGAAGATAATAGAGTATTTCCAGAAGCAAACACTAGTGAAGCAATTATAAATTGTTTTCAAGAAAAAGTTAGTGATTTAGGAATTAAAGTACTTAAAAATCAAGGAGTAATTTCTGTTGATAAAGAACAAGATTTATGGAAAATTTCTACTAAAAGCAACATTTTTTATGCTCATAAACTGGTAGTTGCCGCAGGAAGCTCAAAGAAAATTTGGGATATTTGTTCTAGTTTACAACATACTATAATACCTCCAGTTCCCTCTTTATTTACGTTTAATATAAAAGATAAAAGATTAACAGATTTATTAGGTATTTCTGTTTCAAATGCGACTGTAAATATTGTAGGTACAAAGTTAGAGGCTTCGGGTCCGTTGTTAATTACACATTGGGGTATGAGTGGACCAGCTGTTTTAAAACTCTCTGCTTTTGGTGCAAGAATTTTGGCAGATAGAAACTACCAATATAATGTTGAAGTAAATTGGCTTTCAAGGCCTACTGATAAAATTTTAAATGTTTTATTGAATTTAAAGAAGAAAGAGCCCAGAAAGACAGTAATATTGAAATCGCCATTTGCCGAAATTCCAAAAAGATTATGGGAGCGTTTTGTAAAATTTTCAAATATTGATGCTAACCAGAATTGGGCAGATTTAAATTCTTACCAATTAGATAATTTGGCAAACCAGCTTACAAAAGGAGTTTACAATGCAAATGGAAGAACTACGTTTAAAGAAGAGTTTGTAACTGCTGGCGGTGCAGATTTGAAAGAAATAAATTTTAAAAGATTTGAAAGTAAATTACATAAAAATTTATTTTTTGTTGGTGAAGTTTTAAACATCGATGCGGTAACAGGTGGTTTTAATTTTCAAAACGCATGGACGAGTGGTTATATCTGCGCAAATTCATTGGCAGAGTAG
- a CDS encoding thioredoxin family protein, with protein sequence MARTLSNHLPLQTKAPDFTLLNSVDNKLVSLQQLKGEKGTVIMFICNHCPFVIHVNEQLVLLANEYQQKGIQFVAISANDIEKYPEDGPNLMKKMAEKMSYPFPYLFDETQEVAKAYDAACTPDFYIFDANLQSVYHGQLDDSRPGNGKTVTGNDMRLALQNLLTNKPALEDQKPSVGCGIKWK encoded by the coding sequence ATGGCTAGAACTTTATCAAATCATTTACCGCTACAAACAAAGGCTCCAGATTTTACACTTTTAAATTCTGTAGACAATAAGCTAGTTTCTTTACAACAATTAAAGGGAGAAAAAGGAACTGTTATTATGTTTATTTGTAATCATTGTCCGTTTGTAATTCATGTAAATGAGCAATTAGTTTTATTGGCAAATGAATATCAACAAAAAGGAATTCAGTTTGTTGCAATTAGTGCCAACGATATAGAAAAATATCCTGAAGATGGGCCAAATCTAATGAAAAAAATGGCAGAAAAAATGTCATATCCTTTTCCTTATTTATTCGATGAAACACAAGAGGTAGCTAAGGCTTATGATGCTGCTTGCACTCCAGACTTTTATATTTTTGATGCAAACTTACAATCTGTTTATCATGGACAATTGGATGATTCTAGACCGGGAAATGGTAAGACTGTAACAGGAAATGATATGAGATTGGCGCTGCAAAATTTATTAACAAATAAGCCTGCGTTAGAAGATCAAAAACCTAGTGTTGGTTGTGGTATAAAATGGAAATAA
- a CDS encoding hydroxymethylglutaryl-CoA reductase, degradative, translating into MSKKVGGFSKFTKDEKINWLVSNYLDNNKEALKTIKQYWNSDEKLQQLHDDFIENTVSNFYLPMGIAPNFLINQKEYAIPMVIEESSVVAAASLVAKFWSTRGGFKTTVLGTTKIGQVHFMFAGNKESLQDYFNLNKTALFAATAPITKNMEKRGGGILDIELVDKTNKLDNYYQLHVTFETRDSMGANFINSCLEAIANTFRNEQIEIVMSILSNFVPSCLVRAEVSCKIEDLGGDNPQKFAEKFYQAVKIANVEPYRAVTHNKGIMNGIDAVVLATGNDFRAIEAGAHAYASKSGYYTSLSDCSIDNGEFKFWLEIPLALGTVGGLTALHPMAKLSLEMLQKPSAEELMQIIAAAGLAQNFAALRALTTKGIQHGHMKMHLQNILNQLGANTKEKKEIANFFEGKTVSHAAVVAHYKNLQKTINWVDFSSVDTVKKLLSSLQIETQPIFGKMNAQQMIEHLSLLLKISNGKMPVNVFVEDEKSTRRKAFLDTDKELQIGFKAPLLSEEPTPVKFNSLQEAINDLVIQIKDFNSFYETEKTATHPFFGELDAAYWHKFHTKHFTHHFKQFQIV; encoded by the coding sequence ATGAGTAAAAAAGTAGGTGGTTTTTCAAAATTTACAAAAGATGAAAAAATTAATTGGTTGGTATCCAATTATTTAGATAATAATAAAGAGGCGCTTAAAACTATAAAGCAATATTGGAATAGCGATGAAAAGTTACAACAATTACACGATGATTTTATAGAGAACACCGTTTCTAATTTTTATTTGCCAATGGGTATTGCTCCCAACTTTTTAATAAATCAAAAAGAATATGCTATTCCTATGGTTATAGAAGAAAGTTCGGTGGTTGCAGCTGCTTCTTTAGTTGCAAAATTTTGGAGTACCAGAGGTGGTTTTAAAACAACAGTTTTAGGAACTACAAAAATAGGACAAGTTCATTTTATGTTTGCCGGTAATAAAGAGAGCTTACAAGACTATTTTAACTTAAATAAAACAGCACTTTTTGCAGCTACTGCGCCCATAACCAAAAATATGGAAAAAAGAGGTGGTGGAATTTTAGATATTGAGTTGGTCGATAAAACCAATAAGTTAGATAACTATTATCAGCTCCATGTTACTTTTGAAACGAGAGATTCTATGGGGGCAAACTTTATCAATTCGTGTCTCGAAGCAATAGCTAATACATTTAGAAATGAACAGATAGAAATAGTAATGAGTATCTTATCTAACTTTGTACCAAGTTGTTTGGTTAGAGCAGAAGTAAGTTGTAAGATTGAAGATTTAGGTGGCGATAACCCTCAAAAGTTTGCCGAAAAATTTTATCAAGCAGTAAAAATTGCTAATGTAGAACCTTACAGAGCGGTAACTCATAATAAAGGTATTATGAATGGTATAGATGCTGTGGTTTTGGCAACAGGAAACGACTTTAGAGCTATAGAAGCAGGAGCACATGCCTATGCTTCTAAAAGTGGTTATTATACTAGTTTGTCTGATTGTTCTATAGACAACGGCGAGTTTAAGTTTTGGTTAGAAATACCTTTAGCATTGGGAACTGTAGGTGGTTTAACAGCATTACATCCAATGGCAAAATTATCTTTAGAAATGTTGCAAAAACCCTCTGCAGAGGAGCTTATGCAAATTATAGCCGCTGCTGGCTTAGCGCAAAATTTTGCTGCGTTAAGAGCATTAACTACCAAGGGAATACAGCATGGACATATGAAAATGCATCTGCAAAATATATTAAATCAGTTAGGAGCTAACACGAAAGAGAAAAAAGAAATTGCTAATTTTTTTGAAGGAAAAACAGTTAGTCATGCTGCAGTTGTAGCGCATTATAAGAATCTACAAAAAACTATAAATTGGGTAGATTTTAGTTCTGTAGATACTGTTAAAAAGTTGTTATCTTCCTTACAAATAGAAACACAGCCAATTTTTGGTAAAATGAATGCGCAACAAATGATAGAGCATTTAAGTTTATTATTAAAAATATCGAACGGAAAAATGCCAGTAAACGTTTTTGTTGAAGACGAAAAATCTACCCGAAGAAAAGCATTTTTGGATACAGATAAAGAACTGCAAATTGGTTTTAAAGCGCCTTTATTGTCTGAAGAACCAACCCCAGTAAAATTTAATTCTTTGCAAGAAGCAATAAACGACCTTGTAATTCAAATTAAAGATTTTAACAGCTTTTATGAAACTGAAAAAACGGCTACGCATCCTTTTTTTGGTGAGTTAGATGCAGCTTATTGGCATAAGTTTCATACCAAACATTTTACCCATCACTTTAAACAATTTCAAATTGTATAA
- a CDS encoding prohibitin family protein, whose product MKNFGILVMVLSLFTSCAVVRPGEVGIKQTLGKFSEDIKTQGTIVYNPLISRIIKESTQTSNIKLLLSLPSKEGLSVNSEISILYRLEANKVTSVLENLGQNYESVITSVFRSAASDVCAQFFAKDMHSGMRADIEKEILNKMKVNLEKQADGIDLIAVLMKRIQLPRGLASSIERKLQAEQDAMRLKFVIDQEKLEAERKIISAKGERDAQLIIAEGLTPGIIRLKAIEAFKELAKSNNAKTIITDGKTPLIVGNDKEETQKKEK is encoded by the coding sequence ATGAAAAATTTTGGAATATTAGTTATGGTATTAAGTCTTTTTACAAGTTGTGCGGTAGTAAGACCAGGAGAAGTAGGTATAAAGCAAACATTGGGTAAATTTTCTGAAGACATAAAAACACAAGGAACAATTGTTTACAATCCACTAATTAGTAGAATTATTAAAGAATCGACACAAACTAGCAATATTAAGCTATTATTAAGTTTGCCTAGTAAAGAAGGATTAAGTGTAAACTCAGAAATTTCTATTCTTTATCGCTTAGAAGCAAACAAAGTTACCTCTGTACTAGAAAACCTCGGTCAGAATTACGAATCTGTAATTACGAGTGTTTTCAGGTCTGCGGCTTCTGATGTTTGTGCACAATTTTTTGCAAAAGATATGCACTCTGGTATGAGAGCAGATATTGAAAAAGAAATTTTAAATAAAATGAAAGTTAATCTCGAAAAACAAGCAGACGGTATAGATTTAATAGCTGTTTTAATGAAAAGAATTCAACTTCCAAGAGGCTTGGCAAGTTCTATTGAAAGAAAACTACAAGCAGAACAAGATGCTATGCGTTTAAAATTTGTAATCGATCAAGAAAAATTAGAAGCAGAAAGAAAAATTATAAGCGCAAAAGGAGAAAGAGATGCACAATTAATAATTGCCGAAGGACTTACACCGGGCATTATTCGTTTGAAAGCAATAGAAGCTTTTAAAGAATTAGCAAAATCTAACAATGCTAAAACAATTATTACTGATGGTAAAACTCCATTAATTGTTGGAAATGATAAAGAAGAGACTCAAAAGAAAGAGAAATAA
- a CDS encoding 3-phosphoshikimate 1-carboxyvinyltransferase → MDLLLNVVTGKKINEEITISGSKSESNRLLILQNLYPELTIKNLSDSDDSVHMQHALSSTDGIINIGHAGTAMRFLTSYFAIKNNSEVVLTGSQRMQERPIGILVDALKELGATISYQSQVGYPPIRIKGTNSLKKSVKINGNVSSQYISSLLLIAPKLQDGLEIELVGDVTSIPYIKMTLSLLSQLGIKAVFKDNFIKVYPQKNIEKQTIVVESDWSSASYFYAIIASSSLGSQVQLSAYKKESLQGDACLSDIYTHFGVETVFNNDSILLKKVATTNNEILEIDLKNAPDIAQTIAVSCFLEGISCNLTGLHTLKIKETDRLEALKEELTKLGASISVTNNSLHLKASANINSNVEIKTYNDHRMAMAFAPVALKTPIKILNAEVVTKSYQKFWEDMQQIGIETAQL, encoded by the coding sequence ATGGACTTATTGTTAAATGTTGTAACAGGAAAAAAAATAAATGAAGAGATAACAATATCTGGTTCTAAAAGTGAATCGAATAGATTGTTGATTTTACAAAATCTATATCCAGAATTGACTATCAAAAACTTGTCAGATTCTGATGATTCTGTTCATATGCAACATGCTTTATCATCAACAGATGGTATTATTAATATTGGTCATGCTGGAACAGCCATGCGCTTCTTAACATCTTATTTTGCAATTAAAAATAATAGTGAGGTGGTTTTAACCGGTTCTCAGAGAATGCAAGAAAGGCCCATAGGTATTTTAGTTGATGCACTTAAAGAACTTGGAGCAACAATTTCTTATCAATCGCAAGTAGGGTACCCACCCATTAGGATTAAAGGAACCAATAGTTTAAAAAAATCTGTAAAAATTAATGGAAATGTTAGTAGCCAATATATTTCATCTTTATTATTAATTGCACCTAAATTACAAGATGGATTAGAAATTGAATTGGTTGGTGATGTAACTTCTATTCCTTACATAAAAATGACGCTTAGTTTGTTATCTCAATTGGGTATTAAAGCAGTTTTTAAGGATAATTTCATAAAAGTTTATCCGCAGAAAAACATCGAAAAGCAAACGATTGTAGTAGAATCTGACTGGTCTTCTGCGAGTTATTTTTATGCTATTATTGCAAGTTCATCACTTGGTTCTCAAGTTCAATTGTCTGCATATAAAAAAGAAAGTTTGCAAGGAGATGCTTGTTTGTCTGACATTTATACACATTTCGGAGTAGAAACTGTTTTTAATAATGATAGTATTCTATTAAAAAAAGTAGCAACAACGAATAACGAAATATTAGAAATTGATTTAAAAAATGCACCAGACATTGCACAAACTATTGCTGTAAGTTGTTTTTTAGAAGGAATTTCTTGTAATTTAACTGGCTTACATACTTTAAAAATTAAAGAAACCGATCGTTTAGAAGCTTTAAAAGAAGAACTTACAAAATTAGGGGCAAGTATTTCGGTTACCAATAATAGTTTGCACTTAAAAGCTAGTGCAAATATTAACAGTAATGTAGAAATTAAAACCTACAACGATCATCGTATGGCAATGGCATTTGCACCAGTTGCTCTAAAAACACCAATTAAAATTTTAAATGCAGAGGTTGTAACCAAATCATATCAAAAATTTTGGGAAGATATGCAGCAAATTGGTATAGAAACTGCACAATTGTAA
- a CDS encoding GYDIA family GHMP kinase: MNFYSNGKLLLTGEYLVLDGAKSLALPTKFGQNLEVQQIESPEIVWASFTDKGDCWFETTIDIKKLRLISASFYSDNKGNADFIAETLLSILIEAKKMNTSFLETNKGFLVKTTLNFPRNWGLGTSSTLINSIANWAKVDAFKLLWNSFKGSGYDIACAQNNQPIFYSINNHLPVVEPIHFDPDFKEDLFFIHLNQKQDSKEGIAKFRENKTNFDNEVQRVSAISLACAKATSSSEFSNLITEHEQIISSIIKMKPVKEKLFPDYFGAIKSLGAWGGDFILAAGNKTTPEYFKKKGYQTVLSYAEMILDTK, from the coding sequence ATGAATTTTTACTCTAACGGAAAATTATTATTAACTGGAGAATACCTTGTTTTAGACGGAGCTAAATCGTTAGCATTGCCTACAAAATTCGGACAAAATTTAGAGGTTCAACAAATTGAATCTCCAGAAATTGTTTGGGCAAGTTTTACAGACAAAGGAGATTGCTGGTTCGAAACTACCATAGACATTAAAAAGTTACGTTTAATATCTGCATCTTTTTATTCGGATAACAAAGGGAATGCCGATTTTATTGCCGAAACGCTATTGTCTATTTTAATAGAGGCAAAGAAAATGAATACCAGTTTTTTAGAGACCAACAAAGGTTTTTTAGTAAAAACAACATTAAATTTTCCAAGAAATTGGGGTTTAGGAACCTCATCTACCTTAATCAATTCAATAGCAAATTGGGCAAAAGTAGACGCTTTTAAACTGTTATGGAATTCCTTTAAAGGAAGTGGTTATGACATTGCTTGTGCACAAAATAATCAGCCAATTTTTTATTCGATAAATAATCATTTGCCAGTTGTAGAACCAATTCATTTTGATCCTGATTTTAAAGAGGATTTATTTTTTATTCATTTGAATCAAAAACAAGATTCTAAAGAAGGAATTGCCAAGTTTAGAGAAAATAAAACTAATTTTGATAATGAAGTACAACGTGTTTCTGCAATATCTTTAGCATGTGCAAAAGCTACATCTAGTTCTGAATTTTCGAATTTAATAACTGAGCACGAGCAAATTATAAGTTCAATTATTAAAATGAAGCCTGTTAAAGAAAAGCTTTTTCCAGATTATTTTGGTGCTATAAAAAGTTTAGGAGCTTGGGGTGGCGACTTTATTTTAGCAGCCGGAAATAAAACTACACCCGAATATTTTAAAAAGAAAGGATATCAAACGGTTCTTAGTTATGCTGAGATGATTTTAGATACTAAATAA
- a CDS encoding nucleotide pyrophosphohydrolase: MNIEDAQKQVDNWIQKHGVRYFNELTNMAQLTEEVGEVARIIARRYGEQSEKESDKNKDLGEELADVLFVVLCLANQTGVDLKEAFDKKLAIKTDRDHDRHHNNKKLK, translated from the coding sequence ATGAATATAGAAGATGCGCAAAAACAAGTAGATAATTGGATTCAAAAACATGGAGTCCGTTATTTTAATGAGCTTACAAATATGGCTCAACTTACAGAAGAGGTAGGAGAAGTAGCCCGAATTATTGCTAGAAGGTATGGCGAACAAAGTGAAAAAGAATCGGATAAAAATAAAGATTTAGGAGAGGAACTTGCCGATGTTTTGTTTGTAGTTTTATGTTTAGCAAACCAAACAGGAGTTGATTTAAAAGAGGCATTCGATAAAAAATTGGCTATAAAAACAGATAGAGACCATGATAGACATCACAATAATAAAAAATTAAAATAA